Part of the Candidatus Zixiibacteriota bacterium genome, CCACTTGCCGAAGAAGACCTTGCCATTGGAGCTGTTGACTCCCCAGTGACCACGGATGTGTCCGAGGAAACGGCCGTCGGATGACATCCAGCGTCCATAGATCACGCCATTCTGCGGACCTTTCTTGACCCAGCGACCTTCCATACTTCCGAATTGACATTCGAGTCTCGGTGCATAGAAGGCATCGAATGATACTTTATTCCCGATGTCATCCACTTCAACTATCTCGGAGAGTGATTCAAGCTCGGCCATAGTGAATGTTCTCGTGTACGGCCCTGTCGCGAATGTGACCGTGTTTTCGACTTCGGTCAACGAACTCGGGACATCATACAGCAGCACGAATATGCCATCAAAGTGTCGAAGAGTATATGATTGCCATTCGACCTTCTTGCGGTCGGTGCGCGGCCGGATAATTTCATCGCCACGCTCAAACCTGATCATCGAGACCATTCTTATGCCGCCACGATCTATCGTCAGCGATCCGGACCAATCGGTAGCCTGCGTCACAGTGGAATCAAATTCGAGCATGCCCCAGAGTATCCTCAAACCGAAAACCCGGACATGGTCAATGTTGCCAATACTGTCAAAAATCGGTCCGAGCTCTGTATCCGGCGTCGGGACTTCATCCTGTTCGGTCATCTCGCCCAGAATCACCTCATCGCCAAAACCGGGAGCTTCATCGGAAGCATCATATCCGCCGAATTCATCCTCGTAGTTCAGCCCATCGTCAGTGGGAACGACTCCAGTCGTCTTTTTCGAGCAACCTGAGATGACAAGAACCCCGGCGAGAGCCAGCATCGAGAGCAAAATCAGTGTCCTCTTCATTTCAAATTACCTCCTGCATTTATGAACCCTTCACACTCAGCCAATGTCGATTTCAGTGAGGGATAAAGCGATCTGCGTGCCAAAACTTCAGCACATTTTGTAATCCTCTGTGCCACAACGCTATAGTCAAAATCCGGAATCCGCGAGATGAGTAATTGAACCGTTGAATGTACCGTCAGGTACACTTCAGGAACGAGCAGACATACCGAACTGTACATATAGGTACAGTTCTTGTTGCGGCGGCCTCTTGTCCGGAGTAAATTGCGTCTGTTATGAGATTGGCAGTTGGACGGAAATTTTCTATTGCAGTGACCATTTTTGCTGCACTCATATTGATAATCTTCAATATCAGCCTCTGGTACCAGTATACCCAATTGAAGAACTTCCTGGAGACGCGGATTTCTGAGGAGATCGAGTCTCTGGCGAAATCGACTGCGAACCGGCTCGATCCGTACATCCTGAAAGACATCATCTCAGGTGAGTATCTACTTGAAGATTACAGCGACTTGGTCAATCAATTGAATGAGGTCAGCGATGCCGGCAGTCTTCTGAGCCTGGATGTTTTCGACATCAACGGTCGCAACCTGCTCGAACAGCCGGAATCCGGCCATGAAGAAGAGATACTGAACCTGACCGAATTCACGTCGGCGCAGGCCGGAATCACGGGCACTACTCCCCTGTTCAGATCGGACAGCCTCTATTTGCTGACCGCTTTCGTTCCGGTATTCGATCTCAACGATTCGGTGGTCGCTATACTGAGAGCCGAGGCAGGTTACGCCGTTTTTCAGACAATCGATGATTTCAAGAGAAATATCATAGTTGTCAGCATGGGCAGCGTGATCTTCATGATTCTGATTCTCATATTTTTCGTGATGGTCAATCGGCGGCTGATTTCGGCACAACATGCGCTGCTGCGTGCATCCGCAATATCATCAATGGGAGAAATGGCGGCGACTATCGCGCACGAAATCAGGAATCCACTCGGCATCATCAAGAATAGCGCCGAGAGAATCAAACGGAAACATGGTGCGGAGAGTGACGATCCAGTTTTCGAATTCATATCGGATGAAGTCGACAGACTAAATGCAGTAGTGGCAGGATATCTCGATTTCGCTCACCCGGTGAAGAACAAACAGGAAGAATTCTGTATTAGAGAGATGATAGAAACATTGGTTGAACAAACCAGAACAGATTTCCAGGAATCGCATGTCGGAATAACGGCTGTATATGGTTCAGACGAGGGTGACTTCAGAATAGTGGCAGATCGGTTCAGCATCAGGCAAGCGTTGCTCAATCTAATGCTGAATGCCAGAGATGCTCAGCCAAATGGCGGGCAACTCGATATAGAGGTCACCGGCACCGGGAAATCCGGCACGCGCGAGATTCAGATTGTGATGGCCGATCAGGGTGCCGGCATCTCAGCCGGTGTCATTGATCGAGTCTTTGATCCGTTCTTCACCACCCGCGAGAAAGGATCCGGACTTGGATTGTACGTTGTGAAAAGCGTGATCGAGGCTCACAGCGGAACGATCTCTATCAAGCCGGGAGATAATGGCGGAGCAGTCGTGACGGTCATTCTGCCTGCGAAGGGATAGTACATGGCACAGATACTTGTTGTAGATGATGAAAAGAAGATGGGATTTCTGGTTGGCGGCGCGCTTGAGGATGCCGGTCACAACCTGACAATATGCACCTCCGGTAACGAAGCTTTGGAGCAGATCCAGCAGAAGTCCTTCGACATAGTCGTAACCGATCTGAAGATGGAACCGCCCGATGGAATGGAAATCCTTCGCGCAGCAAAAGAAGCCAGCGTCGAGTGCGAAGTCATCATGATGACCGCGTTTGCCTCTGCGCAAACCGCTGTCGAGGCGATGAAGGCGGGCGCGTACGATTACCTGATCAAACCATTCTCGCTCGACGAACTCGTGCTGTTGGTTCAGAGAATCCTTTCTGAGAAGAAGAAAGATGCAAGGCGCGAACAGCTCGAATGCGATCTCGAGTCGTTCAACTACGACGAATTCATCGGCAACAGTCCACCGGTACGCGAGCTTCTCTCAATGGTGGAAAAGGTCGCCGCAACCGAAGCGAATGTGCTTATTCTCGGAAAATCCGGAACCGGCAAAGAGTTGATAGCGAACATGGTTCACAAGAGATCGAGTCGATCCGCCGGGCCATTTGTGGCTGTCAATTGTGCGGCTTTGACGGAGACGCTCCTTGAATCGGAGCTTTTCGGACATGAGCGCGGCGCATTCACCGGCGCGATCAGGCGCAAACTCGGAAGATTCGAACTTGCCGAGAATGGAACTCTTTTTCTCGATGAAGTCGGTGAAATTAAGCCTTCAGTGCAAGTAAAACTCCTTAGAGCATTGGAGCAGCGCAAAATCGTTCGAGTCGGAGGCACCGATGAAATCGCCATCAATGTCCGTGTAATCTCCGCCACGAATCGTGATATCGAGAACGACATGGAAACCGGGCAGTTTCGAGAAGACTTGTTTTACAGACTCAATGTATTTCCGGTTCAGATGCCGACTCTTGCGGAACGTGCAGATGACATTCCGATTCTGGCGGAGTACTTCAGCCGTAAGCTCAACCGTCGACATAGCAAACTGACTCCCGATGTTCTAAATCACCTGGTTGCATATCATTGGCCGGGAAATGTCCGCGAATTGAAAAACGTCCTTGAAAGAGCCATGATCCTGGCTGCAGGAGATGAACTGAGTCCGGAGCACCTTGCGTTGAAAGTCAAGCCGAGGCAGGAAGTCAGGATCACAGGCAATGACAATTCGGGACTGGCTCTCGATGATCTTGAGAAACAGGCAGTTCTCGATGCTCTCAAGAAGGCTGCCGGCAACAGGACAAAGGCAGCGAAGCTGCTCAATATCACTCGAAGAATGCTCTATTCAAGGCTGAAGAAATATGGCATCGAATAGTGTACCTGCAGGTACATATGATGTACTTGTCGGTTCAAGAACACTCTCAAGCACTACTGTCAGCGCAGTTGTTGAGGATGTTCTTTGGTGCAAGGTGATGATAATGAGAGGCTTAGATTGTTTGCGGGCATCCCGGTTTTATGGCATGGAGCTTGCATAACAGCACCGGTAGAGCTATATATACCGGAGGATTCGCAATGCTGATTGATATAGAAAGACATACTCGCCGGATGATTGGACTTCTCGGCATAGCCACCTTGTTCGGCATCCTCTTTGTTCCGATATCCTCGGCACAGGTAAGCAGCAACGCAGAACGCGAGTTAGAGATAACCGAGCGCCTTATCGATCGAGCTGCCGACGCTGTCAGAGAAGCTGGATCGGTCATAGGATACCAACATCTGGAAAGAGCGGTGGAACTTCAGCGCGGTGCACGGGACGCCTATAGAGAAGGGACTCACCGTAGAGCGAGCACGCTGACTCTGATGGCACGCGAACAGGCTAAGAAAGCCATCGGCGCCATCCAGATGTCGGACGAGAATTCCAGCCTCGTGAGTCGCGAAATCGAACGGACCGACGATGTGTTGAAAAAGGCTCATGATCAGGTACGTGAATCAAATGACCAGAATGCGGTGTCGCTCCTGGAGCGCGCCTCCAAGACACAAACCGACGGCAAGGAGTTCTTCAGAGGTAACAGGCTCAAGATTGCCCTCAAAGCAACTCTTAAGGCACGAGACACAGCCAAGAAGGCTATTGAAATTGCAGGGCGGCAGCCGAATCAGACAAACAGGCTCAGGCGGGAAATCGACCGCACCGACGATCTCATTGCCAAGGCGTTAGAACGCGCAACTCAGCTCGAAAGCAATGGGCAGGTTCATATGCTGCTCGAAAATGCCAGGGCATCACAGTTGATCGCTAGAGAGCGTTTCGAGTCTGGCGACCATCAGAGTGCTTTGAATCAGACGACTAGAGCGCGCGATGTGGCGAAGCAGGCTCTCGCGAAAATGGAAACAGATGTGCAGCCGGAACGAATCGAGAAGCTGCTGCAACAGAATGATCGACTGATCGAGAACCTGAGGGATCGCCTGCATGATAGTCCGAACGCAAATGCCAGTGAGCTCATAGATGTCGCTGTCGGGCATCAGAGCAGAGCGAAAGAGGCGCTATCGAGCGGCAAGCATAATGTATCAATTGTCGAGGCAAAGGCGGCTCGAGACCTCGCCGAGAGAGCACGCGACATGATGGAGAAATAAACTCCTCGCACAAACGGAATTGTAACCTCACCGAAGATGGCTGTAAGGGCGCCGATTATATTGTGAGATATCTCCTGTTACTGAGTAGTGCGATAATACTCGCAGCTTCCGGTTCCTGCCTAATGGCGGAAACGCCCAATGAAAACGTCACGCTGTCGCTGGGGCTGGGATACGATCAGATAACACAAGGATACTACCTCTCTGTCACTGACACGTTGGCGCTCGACGAGGATTCGATCACAACTCTCCGACAGACATCCGATGCTATCAATGCCTTCCGCCTGAAATCGTCGGTCAACTGGATGAAGCAGGTCAGTTCAAATGGAAATATCGAGCTCAATAACTTCTCTTATGTCTCAGATGAAGACTTTCGGAACAGTCTCGATCTGAGACTTCGCATCCGATCAGTGACACTGGAAAACCAGCTCGACATCAGGTCTGTGTGGAAAGAGATGGGTATAAGCAGGACTGGCTACGTTACCAATTCGATAACCGGCAGAGTCAGACCGGAATTGGCATCGGGAATGTTCTTCGTTGCGAAGAACTCGTTCGAATTGGTCAGATATGACGGCTCAGACGACTTCAGTTTCGACTACAACTACAACAAGCTCTCGATCGGTCTCGAAAAGGAGTTCGGCTGGACAGACCTGATAGCATTCACATACAGGAATGACCGGAGGATCGTGGGCGATTCGGCGCGCCTCAACTACTCAAGACATCGAGCACTTCTTGAATTCGCCTGGTCGCCAAGTCTTGAATTGTCTATGGAGGTTAGGAATGAACTAATGCGAATCTTGTCCAACAAAGAGGACAATGTTGATGATGCGTGGGAGGAGTTTCTCGAAACCGAGCTGACCGTGTTACCGTCCGATCGTTGGCGAATCGGAGTGAAGAATCAATTCGAATACTCCGTATTCGATTCTCAAGACGTCGTGAATTTCGACTATATTTACAACACGGCAGAACTGAAAACCGGGTACTTTCCGGCAATTGCTCTCGAACTGTTCATCAAGCCTTCAGCGGCCATCTTCTGGTCACGTTACGAGGAGTTTCAGGATCAGGATTACGAACAGGTCGCAGCGGAGTATGGTCTTGATCTGTCTCTCGGCGATCGGCTGTGGGTGAATGCATCGCACAAGATCGGCAAGCGAGACTACACCAGCGACACCAATGAATTCTACAGTGACTATATCCTCAATCAGTTCAACCTGCTCGGTGATCTCAGAATCTATGGCAGCCTCAACCTCAATGCAATCGTCTCCGTGGATTGGGAGAATCATGATCCTCGTGAAGATGACAACAGGCTGTCACTCGTCAGCATAGGGCTTGACTACCGATTCTAACACACGCCGCATTTCGTCAAGCATACTCACGACAAAAAGCCCTTGCCTCCAAGAAAGAATTAGTTAGCTTACCTGATATTCACATGCGTGAAGGAGCCTTCTTGAACATAGAGACCGCACTATCATTGGGAATCAGTCTGTTGCCGACTGATACCAGCTCCGTCACCTGCAGACCGATATCTTTCGTATCTCAGGCGTGTCGACTCATAATGGTGAACACCGCCGACAGATGCCTGCTGGATTAAAGGGAGAAATTACATGCCTGACAAGACACTACTGAATCGCTTCATGACGGCCCTGATTCTGCTCGCATCACTATCGGTGTGTAGTGTGCATGCAGCTCAAATTCATCCTGCATTGCAAGCGAAAATGTCAAGTGCTCCGGAAAAGTCTTACAGCGCATATCTGGTGATGGCCGATAGGGCAAGCGAGCCGCAACTCTCGAAATCTCTCTCCCTCGACTCGTACACTCGCCAGGCCGGACACGCCATCGCAATGAAGCATCTGAAAGAGAAAGCGCACAGATCGCAGAAGGATATCCTCGAGTATCTGGAACTCCAGTTGCTCATTGGAAGTGTGACATCTTACAAGGGACACTGGATCGGCGATATCATCAGCATCACCGCCACCGGTGACCAGCTTTTTGAGCTTGCCAATCGAGATGACATAGAATCTATATACGAAGCCACCACTGCCATGCTGATAGAGCCTGTCGGATCCTCACCGGCAGCACCGACCGACACGGTTGAGAGCGCGCTGAGAGTAATCGGCGCCGATTCCATGTGGGCACTCGGATATACCGGACTGGGAAGGCTCGTGTGCAGTTTTGATACGGGCGTTGAGGGAACACATCCTGCACTTGTGAACACGTGGAGAGGAAACAACGGCTATAGTTGGCAGGAGAGTTGGTTCAACCCACTTGATGGCGATTCATTTCCACACGTCATACCATCATCAAGCAACCCAGGGCATGGTACACACACTCTCGGTATTATGGTCGGGCACGATGACGCCACCGGCGATACAGTCGGTGTGGCGCCGGAAGCTCAGTGGATCGCCGCTGCGGTTATTGACATAGACGGCACCGATGTGCTCGATGCTTTCGAATGGGCCGCCGATCCAGATGGCAATCCGAACACAATTACAGATGTGCCGGATGTTGTGTCTAATTCGTGGGGTTACCCGCAGAGCTGGATAAACTGCGACGATATTTTCTGGGATGCTGTCGACAATCTCGAAGCACTTGGAGTAGTGATGCTCTTCTCGGCTGGTAATGAAGGGAGCGGGGCTCAGACTATTCGAAATCCTGCCAACCGTGCAACAACCGACTACAATTCATTTGCTATCGGAATGATTGATCCGGCCAATCCGAGCTTCCCGGTGTACAGCAAGTCATCGAGAGGACCATCCGATTGCGATGGGATATCACTCAAGCCACAAGTCGTAGCTCCCGGCGTGAACATTCGATCGACCTGGCCCGGTGCCTCATACGCTGACAATACGGGGACATCGATGGCCTGCCCGCATGTCGCCGGAGCTGTTGCTCTTCTGAGGCAATACAATCCGAACGCGCCGGTCGATTCTATAAAGAAAGCGTTAATGGAATCCGCGATCGATGTCGATGCTTCGGGACTCGACAACAACTCCGGATGGGGATTGATCGATATCCCCTCAGCGCTCGAACTTCTGATTCCGAATAATGCCCCAAGTTTGTATATATCGACGATCAACGAACCATCGCCCAACCCGGGGGATACATTCGATGTGATTTTGGCTTTGGGTAACTCCGGTCTCGGACTGACCGGTGTCGAAGCCGTACTCAGAACCAATGAGGCCAGCGCTGAAGTCGTAGATTCATCCTTCGTGTTCGGGAATATTCCAATGGACAGCGAAGCCGATAACACCGCACAGCCATACAGCATCGCGTTCGATGACACACTCACAATCGGCACTGATTTGGCATTCACATTGCATGTCATCGGCTCAGGAAACTACTCAAAAGATATCCCTATGATATTCACGGCCGGGCAATTGCCGGCGCCCGGAACTCGCTCCACGTTCGTGCACGATGCCGGAAGTGTCTCTTTCGGTGTATCGAATTTCGGGCAGTACGGTTTCGCACTGAATAGCATTTTCAGTCTCAGCCTTCCAGGGTTCCTTTGGCCGAACGATGGTTCAGGATCGAACAATCTCTATGAGATGGGACTTGTCGTAGGCACAGATGCCGACCATGTGTCGGATGCTGTCCGAGGCGTTTTGTTGAATGTCGCCGACTATGATTTCGCTGTTGAACCAGATGGAGACGTAGTATTCATGGAACCGGGATCGAAGGCCGCTCAGGAAAGTTACTGCAGGTTCAACGATTCGCGGGCCGGAGCACCGATCGGCGTGACCGTCTCTCAACATTCATTTGCATTTGCG contains:
- a CDS encoding S8 family peptidase; amino-acid sequence: MPDKTLLNRFMTALILLASLSVCSVHAAQIHPALQAKMSSAPEKSYSAYLVMADRASEPQLSKSLSLDSYTRQAGHAIAMKHLKEKAHRSQKDILEYLELQLLIGSVTSYKGHWIGDIISITATGDQLFELANRDDIESIYEATTAMLIEPVGSSPAAPTDTVESALRVIGADSMWALGYTGLGRLVCSFDTGVEGTHPALVNTWRGNNGYSWQESWFNPLDGDSFPHVIPSSSNPGHGTHTLGIMVGHDDATGDTVGVAPEAQWIAAAVIDIDGTDVLDAFEWAADPDGNPNTITDVPDVVSNSWGYPQSWINCDDIFWDAVDNLEALGVVMLFSAGNEGSGAQTIRNPANRATTDYNSFAIGMIDPANPSFPVYSKSSRGPSDCDGISLKPQVVAPGVNIRSTWPGASYADNTGTSMACPHVAGAVALLRQYNPNAPVDSIKKALMESAIDVDASGLDNNSGWGLIDIPSALELLIPNNAPSLYISTINEPSPNPGDTFDVILALGNSGLGLTGVEAVLRTNEASAEVVDSSFVFGNIPMDSEADNTAQPYSIAFDDTLTIGTDLAFTLHVIGSGNYSKDIPMIFTAGQLPAPGTRSTFVHDAGSVSFGVSNFGQYGFALNSIFSLSLPGFLWPNDGSGSNNLYEMGLVVGTDADHVSDAVRGVLLNVADYDFAVEPDGDVVFMEPGSKAAQESYCRFNDSRAGAPIGVTVSQHSFAFADSPDDDYVMIVYRVFNTSGSLIEGLRIGILTDWDWPFGGASAGSRDRVGFSASSNTGYMYTSDSIADPDYRGIAILNDFGASAFRAINNDTYLWDGNGFTNSEKWTFLSGGIVSTSTYLHPDHSCMIGAGPFDISAGDSVEVAFALIGASSTNSLTATAVQAKLVYDTLVTDAESPSDNPILPSGFTLYQNFPNPFNPVTSIEFYLDRQQDVKLTVFNLLGQRVTTLADGKLGAGMHRFEWGASEYASGLYFYRLETETSSKIKKMVLLK
- a CDS encoding sigma-54 dependent transcriptional regulator, whose translation is MAQILVVDDEKKMGFLVGGALEDAGHNLTICTSGNEALEQIQQKSFDIVVTDLKMEPPDGMEILRAAKEASVECEVIMMTAFASAQTAVEAMKAGAYDYLIKPFSLDELVLLVQRILSEKKKDARREQLECDLESFNYDEFIGNSPPVRELLSMVEKVAATEANVLILGKSGTGKELIANMVHKRSSRSAGPFVAVNCAALTETLLESELFGHERGAFTGAIRRKLGRFELAENGTLFLDEVGEIKPSVQVKLLRALEQRKIVRVGGTDEIAINVRVISATNRDIENDMETGQFREDLFYRLNVFPVQMPTLAERADDIPILAEYFSRKLNRRHSKLTPDVLNHLVAYHWPGNVRELKNVLERAMILAAGDELSPEHLALKVKPRQEVRITGNDNSGLALDDLEKQAVLDALKKAAGNRTKAAKLLNITRRMLYSRLKKYGIE